From a region of the Impatiens glandulifera chromosome 4, dImpGla2.1, whole genome shotgun sequence genome:
- the LOC124935207 gene encoding uncharacterized protein LOC124935207, giving the protein MRDQNLIQSEQMRDIFQGNWNNHNSNRNTNDGSQRPVYKQFMGFKPTDFRGRMDPFEAEEWMQSMETIFTFIQCIKSDQVRCASFMFKNDVRIWWQGAKATLDLNAATWEEFKTVFYGKYFTLSTRNKLAREFLEIRQGDASVADYVKKFERGKYFAPMIVGNAALELNHFLEGLNATIRRDVD; this is encoded by the coding sequence ATGAGGGACCAAAACCTAATCCAAAGTGAGCAGATGCGTGACATATTCCAGGGTAATTGGAACAACCACAATTCCAACCGCAACACTAATGATGGCAGCCAACGACCAGTCTATAAGCAGTTCATGGGCTTCAAACCAACAGACTTTAGAGGAAGAATGGACCCATTTGAGGCTGAAGAATGGATGCAATCTATGGAGACTATCTTTACGTTCATACAGTGCATCAAATCAGACCAAGTTAGGTGCGCTTCCTTTATGTTTAAAAACGATGTTAGGATCTGGTGGCAAGGCGCCAAGGCCACTCTCGACCTTAATGCAGCAACTTGGGAAGAGTTCAAAACCGTTTTTTATGGAAAATATTTCACCTTAAGCACCAGGAATAAGCTGGCTAGGGAGTTCCTGGAAATCCGCCAAGGGGATGCTAGTGTTGCCgattatgtgaagaagttcGAGCGAGGCAAGTATTTTGCACCCATGATAGTTGGAAACGCTGCCTTGGAGCTGAACCATTTCTTGGAGGGGCTGAACGCAACAATCCGACGCGATGTCGATTAA
- the LOC124935208 gene encoding probable polygalacturonase At3g15720, with translation MVVPAEKTFFIRSLLFSGPCISQSPQIQIDGTLIAPDDINKWAECASNTWIMFSQINGLNVYGKGKLNGNGLPWWQGSNLRYLQNNNFEHSFQYNHPRMGSCSRPTAMRFSQCNNLEVKGLTHINPPRNHISINDCNNVKISEIKIIAPEHSPNTDGIDISSSTNIHIMNSIIRTGDDCVAINNKCSNIIIEGIQCGPGHGLSVGSLGKGGDYAQVEGILVKNCTLTRTTNGARIKTWPGGNGYARNITFENILLHNTKNPIIIDQHYCNTTHCAEQMKAVKVSNVNYINIQGTSVTKHAILLDCSTHVPCTDIVFKNVNIKSISGEKTYSTMNNAIFDPPPHPRRSIYFRSSVFKLGKNE, from the exons ATGGTGGTGCCGGCTGAAAAGACTTTCTTTATTAGATCTTTGCTTTTTAGTGGTCCTTGCATATCTCAATCACCTCAAATTCAGATCGACGGAACTCTAATAGCGCCAGACGATATAAATAAATGGGCGGAATGTGCATCGAACACATGGATAATGTTCTCGCAAATTAATGGTCTTAATGTTTATGGAAAAGGAAAACTTAATGGAAATGGTCTACCGTGGTGGCAAGGCAGTAATCTCAGATACCTCCAGAATAACAATTTTGAACATTCATTTCAATACAAT CATCCAAGAATGGGAAGTTGTTCTCGACCAACG GCAATGAGGTTTAGTCAGTGCAACAATCTTGAAGTTAAAGGATTGACTCATATTAACCCTCCGAGAAATCATATAAGCATAAATGATTGCAACAACGTCAAAATatctgaaataaaaataatcgcTCCAGAGCATAGTCCTAACACTGATGGAATCGACATATCTTCTTCAACTAACATCCATATCATGAACTCCATCATCAGAACAG GAGATGATTGTGTTGCCATTAATAATAAGTGTTCAAATATTATCATAGAAGGAATTCAATGTGGACCAGGCCATGGTTTAAG TGTCGGAAGTCTTGGAAAGGGTGGAGATTATGCCCAAGTGGAAGGAATACTTGTAAAGAACTGCACTTTGACTAGGACAACCAATGGAGCTAGGATAAAAACATGGCcg GGAGGGAATGGATATGCTAGAAATATAACATTTGAGAATATTTTGCTTCACAATACAAAGAATCCTATCATTATTGATCAACATTATTGCAATACCACCCATTGTGCTGAACAG ATGAAAGCGGTTAAAGTGAGCAATGTGAATTATATCAACATACAAGGAACATCGGTCACAAAACATGCCATATTATTAGATTGCAGCACACATGTCCCTTGCACCgacattgtttttaaaaatgtgaatATCAAATCAATTTCCGGTGAAAAAACTTACTCCACTATGAATAATGCCATCTTCGATCCTCCTCCACATCCCCGAAGGTCCATTTACTTTAGGTCAAGTGTCTTCAAACTTGGAAAGAATGAATAG
- the LOC124934391 gene encoding 18.1 kDa class I heat shock protein-like codes for MALIPSIFSGPRSNIFDPFSSLDIFEGFPFSSSVLDNVPSSARETSSFANARIDWKETAEAHVFKADLPGLKKEEVKVELEDGKVLQISGERSREQEEKNEKWHRVERSSGKFLRRFRLPENAKVEQINATMDNGVLTVTVPKELEKKQEIKTIDISG; via the coding sequence atggcgCTAATTCCAAGCATTTTCAGcggtccaagaagcaacatctTCGACCCCTTTTCAAGTCTCGACATCTTCGAGGGTTTCCCTTTCTCGAGTTCAGTACTGGATAATGTTCCGTCCTCCGCCCGAGAGACCTCATCCTTCGCCAATGCAAGGATCGACTGGAAGGAGACAGCGGAGGCGCACGTGTTCAAGGCGGATCTGCCCGGGCTGAAGAAGGAGGAGGTGAAAGTGGAGTTGGAAGATGGAAAGGTTCTCCAGATCAGCGGCGAGAGGAGCAGAGAGCAGGAGGAGAAGAACGAGAAGTGGCACCGAGTTGAGAGGAGCAGCGGCAAGTTCCTCCGCCGCTTCAGGCTGCCGGAGAACGCCAAGGTGGAACAGATCAATGCTACTATGGACAACGGCGTCCTCACGGTCACTGTACCCAAGGAGCTGGAGAAGAAGCAGGAGATCAAGACAATCGATATATCTGGCTGA